One stretch of Streptococcus australis DNA includes these proteins:
- a CDS encoding DUF308 domain-containing protein, translating to MPKLSETYSKWKSIGEGLLAITLGLLLICFGQVIPRMGYQLLMGYFSLSAVWHLLTRWFQDKKRRENIFVTLAKLVVVALMFDSIILQDFALYLLVFVIASYQLFTGGISLVTWSLYRKNAIHPRLHHLFDAVWMIGFGLYSISPFHDAANFELLLLGFYLLMLGASSLRDGFFFERIENNPKLKRRMRMTLPIFVTALIPISTLRKLNEWLANHESQEGEVHSERKNDQTVDLEIFIHTSETSFFLAMGHVDICYQGQVISYGSYDPHSERLFGMVGDGVLFKANREKYIELCKRESQKTLFAYGLSLTAQQKAAIQARLAEIEDLLIPWKPSSQLIKRREGEVKHTYSYQLKQEADAMLYKFSSSEFKTYFVLSTNCVLLADSIVGKAGTDILSPQGFIVPGTYQDYLDLEYTKPNGLVVSRSIY from the coding sequence ATGCCTAAACTTTCCGAGACCTATAGTAAGTGGAAGAGTATCGGGGAGGGACTGCTTGCTATTACTTTGGGGCTTCTCCTGATTTGTTTTGGACAAGTTATTCCGCGGATGGGGTACCAGTTGCTGATGGGCTACTTTTCCTTATCAGCAGTTTGGCACTTGTTGACTCGCTGGTTTCAGGATAAAAAACGTCGGGAAAATATCTTTGTAACCTTGGCCAAGCTGGTGGTTGTGGCTCTCATGTTTGACTCTATCATCTTGCAAGACTTTGCCCTCTATCTCCTAGTCTTTGTCATTGCGAGCTACCAGCTGTTTACGGGTGGCATTAGTCTTGTGACATGGTCTCTCTATCGAAAAAATGCCATTCATCCTCGTCTTCACCATCTCTTCGATGCTGTATGGATGATAGGATTCGGTCTTTATAGCATCTCTCCTTTTCACGATGCAGCGAATTTTGAATTGCTCTTGCTTGGGTTTTACTTGCTCATGCTAGGGGCTAGTAGCCTTCGGGACGGTTTCTTTTTTGAAAGGATAGAAAACAATCCCAAGCTGAAGCGACGTATGCGAATGACCCTGCCTATCTTTGTGACGGCTCTGATTCCTATCAGCACCTTGCGAAAACTAAATGAGTGGCTGGCAAATCATGAAAGCCAAGAAGGGGAAGTTCATTCGGAAAGAAAAAACGACCAGACGGTTGATCTGGAAATTTTTATCCATACCTCAGAAACCTCCTTCTTCCTCGCCATGGGACATGTGGATATTTGTTATCAAGGGCAGGTTATTTCCTATGGTTCGTATGATCCTCACTCGGAGCGTTTATTCGGCATGGTTGGAGACGGTGTTTTGTTTAAGGCTAATCGGGAAAAATACATTGAGCTTTGTAAGAGGGAGAGTCAGAAGACTTTGTTTGCTTATGGTCTGAGTTTGACAGCCCAACAGAAAGCAGCTATCCAAGCTCGCTTAGCAGAGATAGAAGACCTGTTAATTCCTTGGAAACCAAGCTCTCAGTTGATAAAAAGAAGAGAGGGAGAGGTCAAGCATACCTACTCCTACCAACTGAAACAGGAAGCGGATGCGATGCTTTATAAATTCAGCTCATCCGAGTTTAAGACCTACTTTGTTCTCAGTACCAATTGTGTCTTGCTGGCAGACTCTATCGTGGGAAAAGCTGGGACTGATATATTGAGTCCTCAAGGTTTCATTGTGCCAGGGACTTATCAGGATTACCTTGATTTAGAGTATACAAAGCCCAACGGTCTAGTTGTCAGTCGATCCATTTATTAG